In Deltaproteobacteria bacterium, the following are encoded in one genomic region:
- a CDS encoding efflux RND transporter permease subunit: MRIADISIERPVFAAMLNLGLVVLGLISLSRLELKLEPDIDFPFANVVTELRGASPETVEREVTDVLEEQLNAIEGVKEINSTSEQGLSQVHVEFRLGYDIDTKVQEIRDKVALARPELPVDVEDPIVQKFDLSAIEFMTLVLGGPIGQRELTDFAENTVKERLERIPGVGGVRIRGGREREVRVWLDPLKLAGYGLAIEDVATTLRLENAELASGRIEGAAREWSVTTQGKARTVDEFGALIIAERAGRPIQLRDVALVEDGMAEERSVARVNGEPGVSIDIQQQSGSDLVLAARLVRKELESIRAVAPPGVEVSVLRDYARIVEDQISSVLLDMLLAAALVVAVVLIFMRNWRSTLIASLAIPASVIASFTVLYATGLSLNNMTLMALSLAVGLVIDDAIVVLESIFRRVEHGEDSKSAALTGTREVALAVISTTLAVCGVFVPVLFMTSTMGRYFLEFAVSVTVAVLMSALVALTLTPMLASKVLRQTPKESALFLACERMLRWLERGYARVLGWSLQHKLATVAIALVTVFSGCGVFSTLPTNYFTQDDLGEAFVTAKLPIGTPLSVTDATLRAMEAAVESHPYVVTTFATAGDELQYQPHRARMNLLLTEKTERDVPIAETFEEIRQRVAAVLPPGTEIGVSHPMYASSSGEGYNDLAYSVQGPDLEQIARYATAIRAKMEADPDFIDVRWSHETGRPQITLDIDRGRAADIGVSSVALGRTLRTLLAGEEVGSFEDRGERYDVRVQVLPEYRDDPSKLDLIRVRSMRGELVPITSAAIVRSESGAVEVRRHNRARMIRIYSSKAPDTSLDAAMRKIEQFGKEVGVAPPYSLDAGGAAESQAESAADLGFALVLAMISIYMILASLFNSVTHPLTIMTSAPLSFVGGFFALKVSGMSFDIMGAMGLLVLMGLVMKNGILLVDYTNQLRGEGMSRDEAILRAGPVRMRPVLMTSAALVLGLLPMALSNATGAEFRAPMAVIVIGGLATSTALTLMVVPVFYALIDGMSARVRGSISRARASLRGRDEERARLDVSP; the protein is encoded by the coding sequence GTGAGGATCGCGGACATCTCGATCGAGCGGCCGGTGTTCGCCGCGATGCTGAACCTCGGCCTCGTCGTGTTGGGGCTGATCTCGCTCTCGCGCCTCGAGCTGAAGCTCGAGCCCGACATCGACTTCCCGTTCGCGAACGTGGTCACCGAGCTGCGCGGCGCATCGCCGGAAACCGTCGAGCGCGAAGTCACCGACGTGCTCGAGGAGCAGCTCAACGCGATCGAGGGCGTGAAGGAGATCAACTCCACCTCGGAGCAAGGTCTCTCGCAGGTCCACGTCGAGTTTCGGCTCGGCTACGACATCGACACGAAGGTTCAGGAGATCCGCGACAAGGTCGCGCTCGCCCGGCCCGAGCTGCCCGTCGACGTCGAGGATCCGATCGTCCAGAAGTTCGATCTCTCGGCGATCGAGTTCATGACGCTCGTGCTGGGCGGGCCGATCGGGCAGCGCGAGCTAACGGATTTCGCCGAGAACACGGTGAAGGAGCGGCTCGAGCGCATTCCCGGCGTCGGCGGCGTGCGCATTCGCGGCGGGCGCGAGCGCGAAGTCCGCGTGTGGCTCGATCCGCTGAAGCTCGCGGGCTACGGCCTCGCGATCGAGGATGTCGCGACCACGCTGCGGCTCGAGAACGCGGAGCTCGCGAGCGGGCGCATCGAGGGCGCGGCGCGCGAGTGGTCCGTAACGACTCAGGGCAAGGCGCGCACGGTCGACGAGTTCGGCGCGCTGATCATCGCCGAGCGCGCTGGCCGCCCGATCCAGCTGCGCGACGTCGCTCTGGTCGAAGACGGCATGGCGGAGGAACGCAGCGTCGCGCGTGTGAATGGCGAGCCCGGCGTCTCGATCGACATTCAGCAGCAGAGCGGATCCGACCTCGTGCTGGCCGCGCGGCTCGTGCGCAAGGAGCTCGAGAGCATTCGCGCCGTGGCGCCGCCGGGCGTCGAAGTGAGCGTGCTGCGCGACTACGCGCGCATCGTCGAGGACCAGATCTCCTCCGTGCTGCTCGACATGCTGCTCGCCGCCGCGCTGGTCGTCGCCGTCGTACTGATCTTCATGCGCAACTGGCGCTCCACGCTGATCGCGTCCCTCGCGATCCCCGCGAGCGTGATCGCGAGCTTCACCGTCCTGTACGCCACCGGTCTCTCGCTCAACAACATGACGCTGATGGCGCTCTCGCTCGCGGTCGGCCTCGTGATCGACGACGCGATCGTCGTGCTCGAATCGATCTTCCGCCGCGTCGAGCACGGCGAGGATTCGAAGAGTGCGGCGCTCACGGGCACGCGCGAAGTCGCGCTCGCGGTGATCTCGACCACGCTCGCCGTGTGCGGCGTGTTCGTTCCGGTGCTCTTCATGACGAGCACGATGGGCCGCTACTTCCTCGAGTTCGCGGTCTCGGTGACGGTCGCGGTGCTGATGTCCGCGCTCGTCGCGCTCACGCTCACGCCCATGCTCGCGAGCAAGGTGCTGCGCCAAACGCCGAAGGAGAGCGCGTTGTTCCTCGCGTGCGAACGCATGCTGCGGTGGCTGGAGCGCGGCTACGCGCGCGTGCTCGGTTGGTCGCTGCAGCACAAGCTCGCGACGGTGGCGATCGCGCTCGTCACCGTGTTCAGCGGCTGCGGCGTGTTCAGCACGCTGCCGACGAACTACTTCACGCAGGACGATCTCGGCGAAGCGTTCGTGACGGCGAAGCTGCCGATCGGCACTCCGCTCTCGGTGACGGACGCGACGCTGCGCGCGATGGAGGCGGCGGTCGAGTCGCATCCCTACGTGGTGACGACGTTCGCGACGGCGGGCGACGAGCTGCAGTACCAGCCGCACAGAGCGCGCATGAACTTGTTACTGACCGAGAAGACCGAGCGCGACGTCCCGATCGCCGAGACCTTCGAGGAGATTCGGCAGCGCGTCGCCGCGGTGCTGCCGCCGGGCACCGAGATCGGCGTGTCGCACCCGATGTACGCGAGCTCGAGCGGCGAGGGCTACAACGACCTCGCCTACTCGGTGCAGGGCCCCGACCTCGAGCAGATCGCGCGCTACGCGACTGCGATTCGCGCAAAGATGGAGGCGGATCCGGACTTCATCGACGTGCGCTGGTCGCACGAGACGGGCCGCCCACAGATCACGCTCGACATCGATCGCGGGCGCGCCGCGGACATCGGCGTCTCCTCCGTCGCGCTCGGCCGAACGCTGCGCACGCTGCTCGCAGGTGAGGAGGTCGGCTCGTTCGAGGACCGCGGCGAGCGCTACGACGTGCGCGTGCAAGTGCTGCCCGAGTACCGCGACGATCCGAGCAAGCTCGACTTGATCCGTGTGCGCTCGATGCGCGGAGAGCTCGTGCCGATCACCAGCGCGGCGATCGTGCGAAGCGAGAGCGGCGCGGTCGAAGTGCGCCGCCACAACCGCGCGCGCATGATCCGCATCTACTCGAGCAAGGCCCCAGACACTTCGCTCGACGCCGCGATGCGGAAGATCGAGCAGTTCGGCAAAGAAGTGGGCGTCGCGCCGCCCTACTCGCTCGATGCCGGCGGGGCCGCCGAATCGCAAGCGGAGTCCGCCGCCGACCTCGGTTTCGCGCTCGTGCTCGCGATGATCTCGATCTACATGATCCTCGCGTCGCTGTTCAACTCGGTGACGCATCCGCTCACGATCATGACCTCGGCGCCGCTCTCGTTCGTCGGCGGCTTCTTCGCGCTGAAAGTCAGCGGCATGTCCTTCGACATCATGGGCGCGATGGGCCTGCTCGTGCTGATGGGCCTCGTGATGAAGAACGGCATCCTGCTCGTCGACTACACGAACCAGCTGCGCGGCGAAGGCATGTCACGCGACGAAGCCATCTTGCGCGCCGGCCCCGTGCGCATGCGCCCGGTCCTCATGACCAGCGCCGCGCTCGTGCTGGGCCTGTTGCCGATGGCGCTCTCGAACGCGACCGGCGCCGAGTTCCGCGCACCGATGGCCGTGATCGTGATCGGCGGGCTCGCCACTTCCACCGCGCTCACGCTGATGGTGGTGCCCGTGTTCTACGCGCTCATCGACGGCATGAGCGCGCGCGTGCGCGGCTCGATCTCGCGAGCGCGCGCGTCGCTGCGCGGCCGCGACGAGGAGCGCGCGCGCCTCGACGTCTCGCCCTGA
- a CDS encoding efflux RND transporter periplasmic adaptor subunit codes for MKVRILVLLLTVALAACGDDGKREHAAKATGDVAAAPAGSAQAPARVETAVVASESLTAVVAASGTIEAKRLTEVGTDVPGTLDAVFVDVGHSVKAGAPLFRVDPGPYEMALAEARAGLALARAESANAATEAARMAKLVEENAASVQRADQIRTQAEVAAARVVQGEARVARAERDLARTTVRAPYAGSVVERRAHEGALAGAAPVLVLQESGALEAILDVPETTPITVRAGHAVRLFAQGVADPIVTEVTRVSERIDPSTRTYEVRCLVRDASGAVKAGSYARAEITATRESPQPVAPRSAVVTRDGRSYVLRVERGVAREVPVRVGIATETRVELLALVAPGDVVVHGEAAQRLSDGTRVDAAAPGAAAPVVAQNETQP; via the coding sequence ATGAAGGTGCGGATCCTCGTTCTTCTACTCACGGTGGCGCTCGCCGCGTGCGGAGACGATGGGAAGCGCGAGCACGCGGCGAAGGCGACGGGCGATGTCGCAGCCGCGCCCGCGGGCAGCGCCCAGGCGCCGGCGCGCGTCGAGACCGCAGTCGTCGCGAGCGAGTCCCTGACCGCTGTCGTCGCCGCCTCGGGCACGATCGAAGCGAAGCGGCTCACCGAAGTCGGCACCGACGTGCCCGGCACGCTCGACGCGGTATTCGTCGACGTGGGGCACAGCGTGAAGGCCGGTGCTCCGCTGTTCCGCGTCGACCCGGGTCCGTACGAGATGGCGCTCGCCGAGGCGCGCGCCGGCCTCGCGCTCGCGCGCGCGGAGAGCGCGAACGCGGCGACCGAGGCGGCGCGCATGGCGAAGCTCGTCGAGGAGAACGCGGCCTCGGTGCAGCGCGCGGACCAGATCCGCACGCAGGCGGAAGTTGCGGCGGCGCGCGTGGTGCAGGGCGAAGCGCGCGTCGCGCGCGCCGAGCGCGACCTCGCGCGCACGACGGTGCGCGCGCCGTACGCGGGCAGCGTGGTCGAGCGCCGCGCGCACGAGGGTGCGCTCGCGGGCGCGGCGCCCGTGCTCGTGCTCCAAGAGTCGGGCGCGCTCGAAGCGATCCTCGATGTGCCCGAGACGACGCCGATCACCGTGCGCGCCGGCCACGCCGTGCGCCTGTTCGCGCAGGGCGTCGCCGACCCGATCGTCACGGAGGTGACGCGCGTCTCCGAGCGCATCGACCCGAGCACGCGCACGTACGAGGTGCGCTGTCTCGTGCGCGACGCGAGCGGCGCGGTGAAGGCGGGCTCCTACGCGCGCGCCGAGATCACCGCCACGCGCGAATCGCCGCAGCCCGTCGCGCCGCGCAGCGCCGTCGTCACGCGCGACGGGCGCTCCTACGTGCTGCGCGTCGAACGCGGCGTCGCGCGCGAAGTGCCGGTGCGCGTGGGCATCGCCACCGAGACGCGAGTGGAGCTGCTCGCCCTCGTCGCGCCCGGCGACGTCGTGGTGCACGGCGAGGCCGCGCAGCGCCTCAGCGATGGCACGCGCGTCGACGCCGCCGCGCCCGGAGCCGCTGCGCCGGTCGTCGCGCAGAACGAGACGCAGCCGTGA
- a CDS encoding 2-oxo acid dehydrogenase subunit E2 gives MVHRLAFAKGDIVPVGAVLIEIDDGAGAIESAPPPQAPATPRAPAAAKPAPPPPAPPAREASPPPAAAAPPRPRAVTTPSREPEPGAAHPPAMPPRPGLAHHRVAHAAGGDAVRAVPAVRELAKRLGVDLAHVAGSGPGGRVMRRDVELAASTPAPAPAPEQPASAGLASATVVKSEEPPQYGTAARAPDPPDWRRVPLRGLRRAISRHMREAKQHAAHFTYVEEIDLTALLEKSDALGGQKLSPLAFIARAVARGIPAHPSLNASLDEARDELVFKEKLHLGIAVAATDGLVVPVIRDAAALTTRDLALATDALARRAREGKLTPDELRGGTFTISSLGKLGGIVSTPIVNYPEVAILGVNAIRKLPRFVGDRVVARRLMNLSISVDHRVADGAHAAQFIADVKTILEAADFPDVFGPNKQGA, from the coding sequence GTGGTGCATCGCCTCGCCTTCGCGAAGGGCGACATCGTGCCCGTCGGGGCCGTGCTGATCGAGATCGACGACGGCGCGGGCGCGATTGAGAGCGCCCCGCCGCCGCAAGCGCCCGCGACGCCGCGCGCGCCTGCCGCCGCGAAGCCTGCGCCGCCTCCGCCTGCGCCGCCTGCGCGGGAAGCGAGCCCGCCGCCAGCTGCTGCCGCGCCGCCGCGCCCTCGCGCAGTAACAACTCCGTCCCGGGAGCCCGAACCCGGCGCGGCGCATCCGCCCGCGATGCCGCCGCGGCCGGGCCTCGCACACCACCGCGTTGCGCACGCTGCGGGTGGCGATGCCGTGCGCGCCGTGCCCGCGGTGCGCGAGCTCGCAAAACGCCTCGGCGTCGACCTCGCGCACGTAGCCGGCTCCGGACCGGGCGGCCGCGTGATGCGCCGCGACGTCGAGCTCGCAGCATCCACCCCTGCACCCGCGCCCGCTCCGGAGCAACCCGCGTCCGCTGGACTCGCGAGCGCCACGGTCGTCAAGAGCGAGGAGCCGCCGCAGTACGGGACTGCGGCGCGCGCGCCGGATCCGCCGGACTGGCGGCGCGTCCCGCTGCGCGGTCTGCGGCGCGCCATCTCGCGCCACATGCGCGAAGCGAAGCAGCACGCCGCGCACTTCACGTACGTCGAGGAGATCGACCTCACGGCGCTGCTCGAGAAGAGCGACGCGCTCGGCGGGCAGAAGCTCTCGCCGCTCGCGTTCATCGCGCGCGCCGTGGCTCGCGGGATCCCGGCGCACCCGAGCCTCAACGCGAGCCTCGACGAAGCGCGCGATGAGCTCGTGTTCAAGGAGAAGCTGCACCTCGGCATCGCGGTCGCCGCGACCGACGGGCTCGTCGTGCCCGTGATTCGCGACGCCGCGGCGCTCACCACGCGCGATCTCGCGCTCGCCACCGACGCGCTCGCGCGCCGCGCGCGCGAGGGCAAGCTCACGCCCGACGAGCTGCGCGGCGGCACCTTCACGATCTCGTCGCTCGGCAAGCTCGGCGGCATCGTGTCGACGCCGATCGTGAACTACCCCGAGGTCGCGATCCTCGGCGTGAACGCGATCCGCAAGCTGCCGCGCTTCGTGGGCGACCGAGTCGTGGCGCGCCGGCTGATGAACCTCTCGATCAGCGTCGACCATCGCGTCGCGGACGGAGCGCACGCGGCGCAGTTCATCGCGGACGTGAAGACGATCCTCGAGGCGGCGGATTTCCCGGACGTATTCGGACCTAACAAGCAGGGGGCGTGA
- a CDS encoding alpha/beta hydrolase codes for MEARLVTRDGIELAATDSRGGASPVVFVHGFSNDRFVWDDLAAALPDNRAIRHDLRGHGDSGWSLDCRYHLFDHAADLLEIFNALGIERAALVGHSLGGNISALFASRNPERVSRLVMIDSGPALGVDAWRRASSDVSEQARAYESVAEYRKLLGLAYPLSASAALDRLARTSLVQRRDGRFEPKLDPALLELLGTEDELRETEATLWDALAKLRCPVLLARGERSAMLPEEVARKMTERVIANARLAQIPNAGHAVMFDNGPELARVVGEFLATGS; via the coding sequence ATGGAAGCGCGCCTCGTCACTCGCGACGGAATCGAGCTGGCCGCGACGGATTCGCGCGGTGGCGCCTCACCTGTCGTGTTCGTGCACGGCTTCTCGAACGACCGCTTCGTGTGGGACGACCTCGCTGCCGCACTCCCTGACAACCGAGCGATCCGTCACGACCTGCGCGGGCACGGCGACTCCGGCTGGTCCCTCGACTGCCGCTACCACCTGTTCGATCACGCTGCCGATCTGCTCGAGATCTTCAACGCGCTCGGCATCGAGCGCGCAGCGCTCGTCGGCCACTCGCTCGGCGGCAACATCTCCGCGCTCTTCGCGTCGCGGAACCCCGAACGCGTCTCGCGCCTCGTGATGATCGACAGCGGCCCCGCGCTCGGGGTCGATGCTTGGCGCCGCGCATCCAGCGACGTGAGCGAGCAGGCGCGCGCTTACGAGAGCGTCGCCGAGTACCGCAAGCTGCTCGGCCTCGCGTATCCGCTCTCCGCGAGCGCCGCGCTGGATCGCCTCGCGCGCACGAGCCTCGTGCAGCGCCGCGACGGTCGCTTCGAGCCGAAGCTCGACCCCGCGCTGCTCGAGCTGCTCGGCACCGAGGACGAGCTGCGCGAGACCGAGGCCACGCTCTGGGACGCGCTCGCGAAGCTGCGCTGCCCCGTGCTGCTCGCGCGCGGCGAACGCAGCGCGATGCTCCCAGAAGAAGTGGCGCGCAAGATGACCGAGCGCGTAATCGCGAACGCGCGCCTCGCACAGATCCCGAACGCGGGGCATGCGGTGATGTTCGACAACGGCCCGGAGCTGGCGCGCGTGGTGGGCGAGTTCCTCGCGACCGGCTCGTGA
- a CDS encoding aspartate/glutamate racemase family protein has protein sequence MIGVFDSGLGGLTVLRALSSRFPQQAFLYLGDHANAPYGDRASAEIVAFTQAGVARLFALGAKLVVLGCNTATAVALRTLQRKWLPGSGYAGRNVVGIVAPTVEAATQTPWAVTTPQYPQKNNRDVIAVFGTTRTIASGVYAEEIFKRCPRVRIVLQPCSELAAAIENAQPRAELEAIVANAVKAMTAQLGGGKPDRAILGCTHFSLVEDVFAAKLPAGVRILSQPEVVADSFEDYLARHPEYAANGAPGVRLLTTGDPAHVSRTAAVFWPEAPRFERAAP, from the coding sequence ATGATCGGCGTCTTCGACTCCGGGCTCGGCGGCCTAACAGTTCTGCGCGCGCTTTCTTCGCGCTTCCCGCAGCAGGCGTTTCTCTACCTCGGGGATCACGCCAACGCGCCCTACGGCGATCGCGCGTCGGCGGAGATCGTCGCGTTCACGCAGGCCGGCGTCGCGCGGCTCTTCGCGCTCGGCGCGAAGCTCGTCGTGCTCGGCTGCAACACCGCCACGGCGGTCGCGCTGCGCACGCTGCAGCGCAAGTGGCTGCCGGGCTCGGGCTACGCGGGGCGCAACGTGGTCGGCATCGTGGCGCCGACGGTCGAGGCGGCGACGCAGACGCCGTGGGCCGTAACGACTCCGCAGTATCCGCAGAAGAACAACCGCGACGTGATCGCGGTGTTCGGCACCACGCGCACGATCGCGTCGGGCGTGTACGCGGAGGAGATCTTCAAGCGCTGTCCACGCGTGCGCATCGTGCTGCAGCCGTGCTCGGAGCTCGCCGCCGCGATCGAGAACGCGCAGCCGCGCGCCGAGCTCGAGGCAATCGTCGCGAACGCGGTGAAGGCGATGACCGCGCAGCTCGGTGGCGGCAAACCCGATCGCGCGATTCTCGGCTGCACGCACTTCTCGCTGGTCGAGGACGTGTTCGCAGCGAAGCTGCCGGCCGGCGTGCGCATCCTCTCGCAACCCGAGGTCGTGGCGGACAGCTTCGAGGACTACCTCGCGCGACATCCCGAATACGCCGCGAACGGAGCGCCCGGAGTGCGGCTGCTGACGACGGGCGATCCGGCGCACGTCTCGCGCACCGCGGCAGTGTTCTGGCCCGAGGCGCCGCGCTTCGAGCGGGCAGCACCTTGA
- a CDS encoding ATP-binding protein produces MIERPRLLRELQTALRRSPVVALVGPRQCGKTTLARTLVPPGSPRYFDLEDPASLASLAEPITTLRELRGLVVVDEVQRRPDLFPVLRVLADRRPLRARFLILGSASPELLRQSSETLAGRIEVLTIGGFDLSEVGEDSLTRHWRRGGFPQSFLARSEGDSFQWRKQFIQTFLERDLPQLGVRIPPQALHRFWAMLAHFHGNVWNGAELARSLALSQPTVRQYLDLMTGLFMVRQLLPWHENLGKRQVKAPKVYVRDAGLLHQLLGIASDRDLQRHPKLGASFEGYAIEEVLRAVSPAQAYFWATHSGAELDLLLVKGGRRFGVEVKHADAPRITPSMRTAIDDLGLERVTVIYPGERAYALSDRVHVLPVGALADGGATQITKSARARQAKRRP; encoded by the coding sequence GTGATCGAACGCCCTCGCCTCCTGCGCGAGCTGCAGACGGCGCTGCGCCGCAGCCCCGTCGTGGCGCTCGTGGGCCCGCGCCAGTGCGGCAAGACGACGCTCGCGCGCACGCTCGTTCCGCCCGGCTCGCCTCGCTACTTCGACCTGGAGGATCCCGCGAGCCTCGCGAGCCTCGCCGAGCCGATTACCACGCTGCGTGAGCTGCGCGGCCTGGTCGTCGTCGACGAAGTGCAGCGGCGCCCCGACCTGTTTCCGGTGCTGCGCGTGCTGGCGGATCGACGCCCGCTCCGCGCGCGCTTTCTGATTCTCGGCAGCGCCTCGCCCGAGTTGTTGCGGCAATCCTCCGAGACACTCGCGGGACGCATCGAAGTGCTGACGATCGGAGGCTTCGATCTCTCGGAAGTGGGTGAGGACTCGCTCACGCGGCACTGGCGACGCGGCGGCTTCCCTCAGTCGTTCCTCGCGCGCAGCGAGGGCGACAGCTTCCAGTGGCGAAAGCAGTTCATTCAGACTTTTCTCGAGCGCGACCTCCCGCAGCTCGGCGTGCGCATCCCGCCGCAGGCGCTGCATCGCTTCTGGGCGATGCTCGCTCACTTCCACGGAAACGTGTGGAACGGCGCCGAGCTCGCACGCTCGCTCGCGTTGAGCCAGCCGACCGTGCGCCAGTACCTCGACCTGATGACTGGCCTGTTCATGGTGCGGCAGCTCCTGCCTTGGCACGAGAACCTCGGCAAGCGCCAGGTGAAGGCGCCGAAGGTGTACGTGCGCGACGCCGGGCTCCTGCACCAACTGCTCGGCATCGCGAGCGACCGCGACCTGCAACGCCACCCCAAGCTCGGCGCGTCGTTCGAGGGCTACGCGATCGAGGAAGTGCTGCGGGCGGTGAGTCCTGCGCAAGCCTATTTCTGGGCCACGCATTCCGGCGCCGAGCTCGACTTGCTGCTCGTGAAGGGCGGGCGACGATTCGGCGTCGAGGTGAAGCACGCCGACGCGCCGCGCATCACGCCATCGATGCGCACCGCGATCGACGACCTCGGCCTCGAGCGCGTGACGGTGATCTATCCCGGCGAGCGCGCCTACGCCCTGTCAGACCGTGTGCACGTGCTCCCGGTCGGCGCTCTTGCCGACGGCGGCGCTACGCAGATCACGAAGTCCGCCAGGGCGCGTCAGGCGAAACGGAGACCTTGA
- a CDS encoding helix-turn-helix transcriptional regulator — protein sequence MSDDFLKLDVGGKLRRLREDNGLSMADLARRAALPEAAVRDFEDGKAVPAVGDLLKMGNVLGVSIGHCARGVPHVQHAPGDRGGVHPRRARELHDVQGLLPPREDRGRGSVAAEEPGGEGAREVHDASPRERGAEDGGDDRALP from the coding sequence ATGAGCGACGACTTCCTCAAGCTCGACGTCGGCGGCAAGCTGCGCCGCCTGCGCGAAGACAACGGCCTCTCGATGGCGGACCTCGCGCGCCGCGCCGCGCTCCCCGAAGCCGCCGTGCGCGACTTCGAGGACGGGAAGGCGGTGCCCGCGGTCGGCGATCTGCTGAAGATGGGCAACGTGCTCGGCGTCTCGATCGGCCACTGCGCCCGAGGCGTTCCACACGTACAGCATGCGCCAGGCGATCGAGGAGGAGTTCATCCTCGACGTGCTCGCGAACTACACGACGTACAAGGCCTACTCCCGCCTCGTGAAGACCGCGGCCGAGGATCCGTCGCTGCCGAAGAGCCAGGCGGCGAAGGCGCTCGCGAAGTTCATGACGCTTCACCCCGTGAACGTGGAGCAGAAGACGGAGGTGATGATCGAGCACTTCCGTAA